The Clupea harengus chromosome 6, Ch_v2.0.2, whole genome shotgun sequence genome contains a region encoding:
- the madd gene encoding MAP kinase-activating death domain protein isoform X47: protein MEKKKMCPRLLDYLVVVGVRQPSSDSVSQTPQLLRRYPLEDQPDFPLPPDVVFFCQPEGCLSIRQRRVSLRDDASFVFTLTDKDSGVTRYGICVNFYRSFQRGHHKPRPEGRGDKNAPTTEMGVEATEKSEVSSAEEADLVPPAGEAVHAKSPQPKRGVRAAPRNRNSTLTSLCILSHYPFFSTFRECLYILKRMVDCCSQRLNQRAGLPKGTQRDTMWRMFTGALSTEEKEKGSQLLQDLREIESWVYRLLRSPVPVAGQRRVDVEVLPHEMQPALTFALPDSSRFCMVDFPLHLPLELLGVDGCLLVLSCILLEHKVVLQSRDYNALSMSVMAFVSMIYPLEYMFPVIPLLPTCMASAEQLLLAPTPYIIGVPASFFLYKADFRMPDDVWLVDLDCNKVLRPTNAEILPPLPEPESSELKKHLKQALASMSLNTQPILNLEKFQEGQELPLLPPGRDKASPSSTEFNPLIYGNDVDSVDVATRVAMVRFFNSPNVLQGFQMHTRTLRLFPRPVVAFQATSFLASRPRRSCFADKLSHTQAVEYYGEWALNPTNLAFQRIHNNVFDPSLIGDKPKWYAHQLQPVFYRVYDGSSQLAEALSGPLEDEANDSDPTDDSGSDSEGYDDSSSSYSSLGDFVNEMIKGDISGDTPNVDPPCHAALGDASEVEFHDFQEYKVEEGVEPEPEGEGLPEASEGQPLRSSSSTTASSSPSTIIQGVNHEQPDPAEIEASASAALKNAVPGLASQPFARPAPDPASTDPANKKKDYDNPYFEPQYGFPVEEDADSEEQEESYTPRFNQNLNGNKPQRPLRPSSLKLPGESDGEGDSRNSSPNSTISNNSGDGFGGLMSFASNLYKNHGTSFSLSNLALPNKAAREKATPFPSLKGARGPRALVDQKSSVIKHSPTVKRESPSPQGRANNTSENQQFLKEVVQSVLDGQGVGWLNMKKVRRLLENEQLRVFVLSKLNRAVQSEEDARQEVIGDVEISRKVYKGMLDLLKCTVSSLEHSYTNAGLGGMASVFSLLEIARTHYQTKEPEKRKRSPMEGASSPGSKESPSGRMEGARAAGVLLVPRLQLHPPSATGKGPHHFDTRSLNEENFIASIELWSKHQDNRKQNALEKEQRAEGAKKSGEGGDTEEKRSQISADSGLSVTSGSQKSDTESVASSEPPALTRSTSQDSEASTVVSNSSGETLGADSDLSSTAGDGLGARPAPHLNLSRGTLSDSEIETNPATSAVFGKTHKLKPGPKEPARVMAKGGPAPPLEDVSMRIYLCEGLLGRDKSSVWDQLEDAAMETFSLSKERSTLWDQVQFWEDAFLDAVMLEREGMGMDQGPHEMIDRYLSLGDHDRKRLEDDEDRLLATLLHNMIAYMLMMKVTQNDVRKKVRRLMGKSHIGLTYSQEINDILDRLNNLNGRELPIRPSGSRHIKKQTFVVHAGTDTTGDIFFMEVCDDCIVLRSNIGTVYERWWYEKLINMTYCPKTKVLCLWRRNGQETQLNKFYTKKCRELYYCVKDSMERAAARQQSIKPGPELGGEFPVQDMKSGEGGLLQVTLEGINLKFMHNQVFIELKHIKKCNTVKGVFVLEEFVPETKEVVIHKYKTPMAHQICYSVLCLFSYVAAVKGKEAEGKPKLLSPRPLAS, encoded by the exons CCCCCGCCTGCTGGACTACCTGGTGGTAGTCGGAGTCAG GCAGCCCAGCAGTGACAGCGTGTCTCAGACCCCACAGCTGCTGCGCCGCTACCCGCTGGAGGACCAGCCCGACTTCCCGCTGCCACCCGACGTGGTGTTCTTCTGCCAGCCCGAGGGCTGCCTGAGCATCCGCCAGCGGCGCGTCAGCCTTCGCGACGACGCCTCCTTTGTCTTCACGCTCACTGACAAGGACTCGGGTGTCACGCGCTACGGCATCTGTGTCAACTTCTACCGCTCTTTCCAGCGGGGACACCACAAGCCTCGGCCAGAGGGAAGAG GAGACAAGAATGCCCCGACAACCGAAATGGGTGTGGAAGCCACGGAAAAATCCGAGGTCTCCTCCGCCGAAGAGGCGGACTTGGTGCCCCCCGCGGGAGAGGCGGTCCACGCTAAGTCCCCCCAGCCCAAGCGCGGCGTTCGGGCGGCCCCTCGCAACCGCAACAGCACCCTGACTTCGCTGTGCATCCTCAGCCACTACCCCTTCTTCTCCACCTTCCGGGAATGTCTCTACATCCTCAAGCGGATGGTGGACTGCTGCAGCCAGAGGCTCAACCAGCGTGCCGGCCTGCCCAAGGGCACACAGAG gGACACCATGTGGCGCATGTTCACGGGGGCGCTCTCcacggaggagaaggagaaaggcagCCAGCTGCTGCAGGACCTGCGCGAGATCGAGTCGTGGGTGTACCGGCTGCTGCGCTCGCCCGTGCCCGTGGCGGGCCAGCGGCGCGTGGACGTGGAGGTGCTGCCGCACGAGATGCAGCCGGCGCTCACCTTCGCCCTGCCCGACTCCTCACGCTTCTGCATGGTGGACTTCCCCCTGCACCTGCCGCTGGAGCTGCTGGGCGTGGACGGCTGTCTGCTGGTGCTCAGCTGCATCCTGCTCGAGCacaag GTGGTGCTTCAGTCTCGGGACTATAATGCCCTGTCCATGAGCGTGATGGCGTTTGTGTCTATGATCTACCCTCTGGAGTACATGTTCCCAGTCATCCCACTGCTGCCCACGTGCATGGCCTCAGCTGAACAA CTTCTTCTTGCACCCACCCCCTACATCATTGGCGTTCCGGCCAGCTTCTTCCTGTACAAGGCTGATTTCAGGATGCCAGATGATGTGTGGCTAGTTGATCTTGACTGCAACAAG gTCCTCAGACCCACCAATGCGGAgatccttccccctctccctgagCCGGAGTCATCTGAGCTGAAGAAGCATCTGAAGCAG GCTCTGGCCAGCATGAGCCTCAACACCCAGCCCATCCTCAACCTGGAGAAGTTCCAGGAGGGCCAGGAGCTGCCGCTGCTCCCGCCGGGCCGGGACAAGGCCTCGCCGTCCTCCACCGAGTTCAACCCCCTCATCTACGGCAATGACGTGGACTCTGTGGATGTGGCCACCAG ggttgccatggtgaggTTCTTCAACTCGCCCAACGTTCTGCAGGGGTTCCAGATGCACACGCGCACGCTGCGCCTCTTCCCCCGACCCGTGGTTGCCTTCCAGGCCACGTCCTTCCTGGCCTCCCGGCCACGGCGTAGCTGCTTTGCCGACAAACTGTCGCACACGCAGGCCGTGGAGTACTACGGGGAGTGGGCCCTCAACCCCACCAATCTGGCCTTCCAGAGGATTCACAACA ATGTGTTTGATCCCTCTCTGATTGGGGACAAGCCCAAGTGGTACGCGCACCAGCTGCAGCCGGTGTTCTATCGCGTGTATGACGGCTCGTCTCAGCTGGCTGAGGCCTTGAGCGGGCCGTTGGAGGACGAGGCCAACGACTCCGACCCCACCGACGACAG tggcAGTGACAGTGAAGGCTATGATGACTCCAGCTCTTCTTACTCCTCCCTCGGGGACTTTGTGAATGAGATGATCAAAGGGGACATTTCGGGAGACACTCCAA ATGTGGATCCACCTTGCCACGCTGCGCTGGGGGACGCCAGTGAGGTGGAGTTCCACGACTTCCAGGAGTACAAGGTGGAGGAGGGCGTTGAGCCGGAGCCCGAGGGGGAGGGTCTGCCAGAGGCATCAGAGGGCCAGCCGCtgcgctccagctccagcaccacggccagctccagccccagcaccATCATCCAGGGGGTCAACCAC GAGCAGCCTGACCCTGCAGAGATTGAGGCATCTGCGAGTGCTGCCCTCAAGAACGCTGTCCCGGGATTGGCCAGCCAGCCTTTCGCACGCCCCGCCCCTGACCCCGCCTCCACAGACCCGGCCAATAAGAAGAAAGACTATGACAATCCTTACTTTGAGCCTCAGTATGGCTTCCCTGTGGAAGAGGATGCAGACAGCGAGGAACAGGAGGAAAGCTACACTCCCCGCTTCAACCAGAACCTCAACGGCAACAA GCCACAGCGCCCCCTGCGGCCCAGCAGCCTTAAGCTTCCGGGGGAGTCCGACGGCGAGGGAGATTCCCGCAACAGCTCGCCCAACTCCACCATCTCCAACAACAGCGGCGATGGATTTGGGGGCCTCATGTCCTTTGCCA GTAACCTGTACAAGAACCACGGCACAAGCTTCAGCCTCTCCAACCTGGCTCTGCCCAACAAGGCTGCTAGGGAGAAGGCCACCCCCTTCCCCAGCCTCAAAG GGGCTCGTGGTCCCAGAGCTCTGGTGGACCAGAAGTCCTCGGTCATCAAGCACAGCCCCACTGTAAAGAGGGAGTCTCCCTCCCCGCAGGGAAGAGCCAACAACACTAG CGAGAACCAGCAGTTCCTGAAGGAGGTGGTGCAGAGCGTGCTGGACGGCCAGGGAGTGGGCTGGCTCAACATGAAGAAGGTGCGCCGCCTGCTGGAGAACGAGCAGCTGCGCGTCTTTGTGCTCAGCAAGCTCAACCGCGCCGTCCAATCGGAGGAAGACGCCCGGCAGGAGGTCATCGGGGACGTG GAGATAAGCAGAAAGGTGTATAAGGGCATGCTGGACCTGCTGAAGTGTACGGTCTCCAGTCTGGAGCACTCCTACACCAACGCGGGCCTCGGGGGCATGGCCAGCGTGTTCAGCCTGCTGGAGATCGCACGCACCCACTACCAGACCAAAG AGCCCGAGAAGCGAAAGCGCAGCCCCATGGAGGGCGCCAGCAGCCCGGGCAGCAAGGAGAGCCCGTCGGGCCGCATGGAGGGCGCCCGGGCTGCCGGCGTGCTGCTGGTGCCCCGGCTCCAGCTCCACCCGCCCTCCGCCACCGGGAAGGGGCCCCACCACTTTGATACCCGCAGTCTGAACGAGGAGAATTTTATTGCCTCAATCG AATTGTGGAGCAAGCACCAGGATAACAGAAAGCAAAATGCTTTGGAAAAGGAACAGA GGGCTGAGGGGGCCAAGAAAAGTGGCGAGGGTGGCGACACGGAGGAGAAGAGGTCCCAGATCAGTGCTGACAGCGGCCTGAGCGTGACCTCTGGTTCACAG AAGAGCGATACCGAGTCTGTGGCCAGCTCTGAACCTCCAGCCCTAACCAGGAGCACCAGTCAGGACTCTGAGGCCAGCACAGTG GTAAGCAACAGCTCAGGGGAGACCCTGGGAGCGGACAGCGACCTGAGCAGCACAGCAGGGGACGGTCTGGGAGCCCGGCCCGCCCCACACCTCAACCTCTCCAGGGGCACTCTCTCCGACAGCGAGATCGAGACCAACCCTGCCACCAGCGCCGTCTTT GGGAAGACCCATAAGCTGAAGCCAGGTCCGAAGGAGCCGGCGAGGGTCATGGCCAAAGGAGGGCCAGCACCTCCTCTGGAGGATGTCAGCATGAGGATCTACCTGTGCGAGGGGCTGCTGG GGCGGGACAAGAGCTCCGTCTGGGACCAACTGGAAGATGCCGCCATGGAGACCTTCTCTTTGA GCAAAGAGCGCTCCACTCTGTGGGACCAGGTGCAGTTCTGGGAGGATGCCTTCCTGGATGCAGTCAtgctggagagggagggcaTGGGCATGGACCAGGGCCCGCATGAGATGATTGACAG GTACCTGTCTCTGGGCGACCATGACAGAAAGCGCCTGGAGGATGACGAAGACCGGCTGTTAGCCACGCTACTGCACAACATGATTGCCTACATGCTGATGATGAAG gTGACCCAGAATGATGTTCGGAAGAAGGTGAGGCGTCTGATGGGAAAGTCTCACATTGGCCTGACTTACAGCCAGGAGATCAATGACATTCTAGACCGCCTCAATAACCTG AATGGTCGCGAGCTACCCATCAGGCCGAGCGGCAGCCGCCACATTAAGAAGCAGACGTTTGTGGTGCATGCTGGGACAGACACCACAGGGGACATCTTCTTCATGGAG GTCTGCGACGACTGCATCGTGCTGCGCAGCAACATCGGCACCGTCTACGAGCGCTGGTGGTACGAGAAGCTCATCAACATGACCTACTGTCCCAAGACCAAGGTGCTGTGCCTTTGGCGACGCAATGGCCAAGAGACTCAGCTCAACAAGTTCTACACTAAAAAG
- the madd gene encoding MAP kinase-activating death domain protein isoform X38: MEKKKMCPRLLDYLVVVGVRQPSSDSVSQTPQLLRRYPLEDQPDFPLPPDVVFFCQPEGCLSIRQRRVSLRDDASFVFTLTDKDSGVTRYGICVNFYRSFQRGHHKPRPEGRGDKNAPTTEMGVEATEKSEVSSAEEADLVPPAGEAVHAKSPQPKRGVRAAPRNRNSTLTSLCILSHYPFFSTFRECLYILKRMVDCCSQRLNQRAGLPKGTQRDTMWRMFTGALSTEEKEKGSQLLQDLREIESWVYRLLRSPVPVAGQRRVDVEVLPHEMQPALTFALPDSSRFCMVDFPLHLPLELLGVDGCLLVLSCILLEHKVVLQSRDYNALSMSVMAFVSMIYPLEYMFPVIPLLPTCMASAEQLLLAPTPYIIGVPASFFLYKADFRMPDDVWLVDLDCNKVLRPTNAEILPPLPEPESSELKKHLKQALASMSLNTQPILNLEKFQEGQELPLLPPGRDKASPSSTEFNPLIYGNDVDSVDVATRVAMVRFFNSPNVLQGFQMHTRTLRLFPRPVVAFQATSFLASRPRRSCFADKLSHTQAVEYYGEWALNPTNLAFQRIHNNVFDPSLIGDKPKWYAHQLQPVFYRVYDGSSQLAEALSGPLEDEANDSDPTDDSGSDSEGYDDSSSSYSSLGDFVNEMIKGDISGDTPNVDPPCHAALGDASEVEFHDFQEYKVEEGVEPEPEGEGLPEASEGQPLRSSSSTTASSSPSTIIQGVNHEQPDPAEIEASASAALKNAVPGLASQPFARPAPDPASTDPANKKKDYDNPYFEPQYGFPVEEDADSEEQEESYTPRFNQNLNGNKPQRPLRPSSLKLPGESDGEGDSRNSSPNSTISNNSGDGFGGLMSFASNLYKNHGTSFSLSNLALPNKAAREKATPFPSLKVFGLNSLMEIITEVGPGSGEGARGPRALVDQKSSVIKHSPTVKRESPSPQGRANNTSENQQFLKEVVQSVLDGQGVGWLNMKKVRRLLENEQLRVFVLSKLNRAVQSEEDARQEVIGDVEISRKVYKGMLDLLKCTVSSLEHSYTNAGLGGMASVFSLLEIARTHYQTKEPEKRKRSPMEGASSPGSKESPSGRMEGARAAGVLLVPRLQLHPPSATGKGPHHFDTRSLNEENFIASIGAEGAKKSGEGGDTEEKRSQISADSGLSVTSGSQKSDTESVASSEPPALTRSTSQDSEASTVVSNSSGETLGADSDLSSTAGDGLGARPAPHLNLSRGTLSDSEIETNPATSAVFGKTHKLKPGPKEPARVMAKGGPAPPLEDVSMRIYLCEGLLGRDKSSVWDQLEDAAMETFSLSKERSTLWDQVQFWEDAFLDAVMLEREGMGMDQGPHEMIDRYLSLGDHDRKRLEDDEDRLLATLLHNMIAYMLMMKVTQNDVRKKVRRLMGKSHIGLTYSQEINDILDRLNNLNGRELPIRPSGSRHIKKQTFVVHAGTDTTGDIFFMEVCDDCIVLRSNIGTVYERWWYEKLINMTYCPKTKVLCLWRRNGQETQLNKFYTKKCRELYYCVKDSMERAAARQQSIKPGPELGGEFPVQDMKSGEGGLLQVTLEGINLKFMHNQFLKLKKW, from the exons CCCCCGCCTGCTGGACTACCTGGTGGTAGTCGGAGTCAG GCAGCCCAGCAGTGACAGCGTGTCTCAGACCCCACAGCTGCTGCGCCGCTACCCGCTGGAGGACCAGCCCGACTTCCCGCTGCCACCCGACGTGGTGTTCTTCTGCCAGCCCGAGGGCTGCCTGAGCATCCGCCAGCGGCGCGTCAGCCTTCGCGACGACGCCTCCTTTGTCTTCACGCTCACTGACAAGGACTCGGGTGTCACGCGCTACGGCATCTGTGTCAACTTCTACCGCTCTTTCCAGCGGGGACACCACAAGCCTCGGCCAGAGGGAAGAG GAGACAAGAATGCCCCGACAACCGAAATGGGTGTGGAAGCCACGGAAAAATCCGAGGTCTCCTCCGCCGAAGAGGCGGACTTGGTGCCCCCCGCGGGAGAGGCGGTCCACGCTAAGTCCCCCCAGCCCAAGCGCGGCGTTCGGGCGGCCCCTCGCAACCGCAACAGCACCCTGACTTCGCTGTGCATCCTCAGCCACTACCCCTTCTTCTCCACCTTCCGGGAATGTCTCTACATCCTCAAGCGGATGGTGGACTGCTGCAGCCAGAGGCTCAACCAGCGTGCCGGCCTGCCCAAGGGCACACAGAG gGACACCATGTGGCGCATGTTCACGGGGGCGCTCTCcacggaggagaaggagaaaggcagCCAGCTGCTGCAGGACCTGCGCGAGATCGAGTCGTGGGTGTACCGGCTGCTGCGCTCGCCCGTGCCCGTGGCGGGCCAGCGGCGCGTGGACGTGGAGGTGCTGCCGCACGAGATGCAGCCGGCGCTCACCTTCGCCCTGCCCGACTCCTCACGCTTCTGCATGGTGGACTTCCCCCTGCACCTGCCGCTGGAGCTGCTGGGCGTGGACGGCTGTCTGCTGGTGCTCAGCTGCATCCTGCTCGAGCacaag GTGGTGCTTCAGTCTCGGGACTATAATGCCCTGTCCATGAGCGTGATGGCGTTTGTGTCTATGATCTACCCTCTGGAGTACATGTTCCCAGTCATCCCACTGCTGCCCACGTGCATGGCCTCAGCTGAACAA CTTCTTCTTGCACCCACCCCCTACATCATTGGCGTTCCGGCCAGCTTCTTCCTGTACAAGGCTGATTTCAGGATGCCAGATGATGTGTGGCTAGTTGATCTTGACTGCAACAAG gTCCTCAGACCCACCAATGCGGAgatccttccccctctccctgagCCGGAGTCATCTGAGCTGAAGAAGCATCTGAAGCAG GCTCTGGCCAGCATGAGCCTCAACACCCAGCCCATCCTCAACCTGGAGAAGTTCCAGGAGGGCCAGGAGCTGCCGCTGCTCCCGCCGGGCCGGGACAAGGCCTCGCCGTCCTCCACCGAGTTCAACCCCCTCATCTACGGCAATGACGTGGACTCTGTGGATGTGGCCACCAG ggttgccatggtgaggTTCTTCAACTCGCCCAACGTTCTGCAGGGGTTCCAGATGCACACGCGCACGCTGCGCCTCTTCCCCCGACCCGTGGTTGCCTTCCAGGCCACGTCCTTCCTGGCCTCCCGGCCACGGCGTAGCTGCTTTGCCGACAAACTGTCGCACACGCAGGCCGTGGAGTACTACGGGGAGTGGGCCCTCAACCCCACCAATCTGGCCTTCCAGAGGATTCACAACA ATGTGTTTGATCCCTCTCTGATTGGGGACAAGCCCAAGTGGTACGCGCACCAGCTGCAGCCGGTGTTCTATCGCGTGTATGACGGCTCGTCTCAGCTGGCTGAGGCCTTGAGCGGGCCGTTGGAGGACGAGGCCAACGACTCCGACCCCACCGACGACAG tggcAGTGACAGTGAAGGCTATGATGACTCCAGCTCTTCTTACTCCTCCCTCGGGGACTTTGTGAATGAGATGATCAAAGGGGACATTTCGGGAGACACTCCAA ATGTGGATCCACCTTGCCACGCTGCGCTGGGGGACGCCAGTGAGGTGGAGTTCCACGACTTCCAGGAGTACAAGGTGGAGGAGGGCGTTGAGCCGGAGCCCGAGGGGGAGGGTCTGCCAGAGGCATCAGAGGGCCAGCCGCtgcgctccagctccagcaccacggccagctccagccccagcaccATCATCCAGGGGGTCAACCAC GAGCAGCCTGACCCTGCAGAGATTGAGGCATCTGCGAGTGCTGCCCTCAAGAACGCTGTCCCGGGATTGGCCAGCCAGCCTTTCGCACGCCCCGCCCCTGACCCCGCCTCCACAGACCCGGCCAATAAGAAGAAAGACTATGACAATCCTTACTTTGAGCCTCAGTATGGCTTCCCTGTGGAAGAGGATGCAGACAGCGAGGAACAGGAGGAAAGCTACACTCCCCGCTTCAACCAGAACCTCAACGGCAACAA GCCACAGCGCCCCCTGCGGCCCAGCAGCCTTAAGCTTCCGGGGGAGTCCGACGGCGAGGGAGATTCCCGCAACAGCTCGCCCAACTCCACCATCTCCAACAACAGCGGCGATGGATTTGGGGGCCTCATGTCCTTTGCCA GTAACCTGTACAAGAACCACGGCACAAGCTTCAGCCTCTCCAACCTGGCTCTGCCCAACAAGGCTGCTAGGGAGAAGGCCACCCCCTTCCCCAGCCTCAAAG TATTTGGGCTAAATTCTCTAATGGAGATTATAACAGAGGTCGGCCCGGGGAGCGGAGAAG GGGCTCGTGGTCCCAGAGCTCTGGTGGACCAGAAGTCCTCGGTCATCAAGCACAGCCCCACTGTAAAGAGGGAGTCTCCCTCCCCGCAGGGAAGAGCCAACAACACTAG CGAGAACCAGCAGTTCCTGAAGGAGGTGGTGCAGAGCGTGCTGGACGGCCAGGGAGTGGGCTGGCTCAACATGAAGAAGGTGCGCCGCCTGCTGGAGAACGAGCAGCTGCGCGTCTTTGTGCTCAGCAAGCTCAACCGCGCCGTCCAATCGGAGGAAGACGCCCGGCAGGAGGTCATCGGGGACGTG GAGATAAGCAGAAAGGTGTATAAGGGCATGCTGGACCTGCTGAAGTGTACGGTCTCCAGTCTGGAGCACTCCTACACCAACGCGGGCCTCGGGGGCATGGCCAGCGTGTTCAGCCTGCTGGAGATCGCACGCACCCACTACCAGACCAAAG AGCCCGAGAAGCGAAAGCGCAGCCCCATGGAGGGCGCCAGCAGCCCGGGCAGCAAGGAGAGCCCGTCGGGCCGCATGGAGGGCGCCCGGGCTGCCGGCGTGCTGCTGGTGCCCCGGCTCCAGCTCCACCCGCCCTCCGCCACCGGGAAGGGGCCCCACCACTTTGATACCCGCAGTCTGAACGAGGAGAATTTTATTGCCTCAATCG GGGCTGAGGGGGCCAAGAAAAGTGGCGAGGGTGGCGACACGGAGGAGAAGAGGTCCCAGATCAGTGCTGACAGCGGCCTGAGCGTGACCTCTGGTTCACAG AAGAGCGATACCGAGTCTGTGGCCAGCTCTGAACCTCCAGCCCTAACCAGGAGCACCAGTCAGGACTCTGAGGCCAGCACAGTG GTAAGCAACAGCTCAGGGGAGACCCTGGGAGCGGACAGCGACCTGAGCAGCACAGCAGGGGACGGTCTGGGAGCCCGGCCCGCCCCACACCTCAACCTCTCCAGGGGCACTCTCTCCGACAGCGAGATCGAGACCAACCCTGCCACCAGCGCCGTCTTT GGGAAGACCCATAAGCTGAAGCCAGGTCCGAAGGAGCCGGCGAGGGTCATGGCCAAAGGAGGGCCAGCACCTCCTCTGGAGGATGTCAGCATGAGGATCTACCTGTGCGAGGGGCTGCTGG GGCGGGACAAGAGCTCCGTCTGGGACCAACTGGAAGATGCCGCCATGGAGACCTTCTCTTTGA GCAAAGAGCGCTCCACTCTGTGGGACCAGGTGCAGTTCTGGGAGGATGCCTTCCTGGATGCAGTCAtgctggagagggagggcaTGGGCATGGACCAGGGCCCGCATGAGATGATTGACAG GTACCTGTCTCTGGGCGACCATGACAGAAAGCGCCTGGAGGATGACGAAGACCGGCTGTTAGCCACGCTACTGCACAACATGATTGCCTACATGCTGATGATGAAG gTGACCCAGAATGATGTTCGGAAGAAGGTGAGGCGTCTGATGGGAAAGTCTCACATTGGCCTGACTTACAGCCAGGAGATCAATGACATTCTAGACCGCCTCAATAACCTG AATGGTCGCGAGCTACCCATCAGGCCGAGCGGCAGCCGCCACATTAAGAAGCAGACGTTTGTGGTGCATGCTGGGACAGACACCACAGGGGACATCTTCTTCATGGAG GTCTGCGACGACTGCATCGTGCTGCGCAGCAACATCGGCACCGTCTACGAGCGCTGGTGGTACGAGAAGCTCATCAACATGACCTACTGTCCCAAGACCAAGGTGCTGTGCCTTTGGCGACGCAATGGCCAAGAGACTCAGCTCAACAAGTTCTACACTAAAAAG